The proteins below come from a single Afipia sp. P52-10 genomic window:
- a CDS encoding group III truncated hemoglobin, translated as MTVPVRSADQGRADIAEAIQRETGIDEAMIERLVRGFYARVREDALIGPVFAARITDWEPHLQQMFAFWSSVALMTGRYNGQPMRKHLPLPVDARHFDRWLALFETTAREVCPPKAADHFIERAQRIAESLELGIANGQGVLLRKGERFRRAET; from the coding sequence ATGACAGTTCCAGTGAGGTCCGCCGATCAGGGGCGCGCCGATATTGCGGAGGCGATCCAGCGGGAAACCGGCATCGACGAGGCGATGATCGAGCGGTTGGTTCGCGGATTCTACGCCCGCGTTCGCGAGGACGCGTTGATCGGCCCGGTCTTTGCCGCACGCATCACCGACTGGGAGCCGCATCTGCAACAGATGTTTGCGTTCTGGTCCTCGGTCGCGCTGATGACGGGACGTTATAACGGCCAACCGATGCGCAAGCATCTGCCGCTGCCGGTCGATGCGCGCCACTTCGATCGCTGGCTGGCGCTGTTCGAGACGACCGCGCGCGAGGTGTGCCCGCCGAAGGCGGCGGATCATTTCATCGAGCGGGCGCAGCGGATCGCGGAGAGCCTCGAACTTGGCATCGCGAACGGGCAGGGCGTCTTGCTGCGCAAAGGCGAGCGTTTCCGCCGCGCCGAGACCTGA
- a CDS encoding pseudouridine synthase, with protein MASLPRALSKLGYCSRTAAMALIAAGRVRVNGQPAKHEAMRVHMARDVITVDGEPVMAARKHYLMLNKPRGLITTRSDPQQRGTVYDCLAGHDVPYLSAVGRLDKASEGLLLLTNDTLWADRLLDPVSHVDKRYHVKIDRLADEGFLSALTAGIDDSGERLVAKSASLLREGPRAAWLDIVLDQGRNRQIRRMVAALGAEVTRLVRVQIGGLQLGDLPKGDVRSLTSDEIVRLSGAAAPSNKIAG; from the coding sequence GTGGCCAGCCTGCCGCGCGCGCTGTCGAAGCTCGGCTATTGTTCTCGGACCGCCGCGATGGCGCTGATCGCAGCCGGCCGGGTTCGCGTGAACGGCCAACCCGCCAAGCACGAAGCGATGCGGGTGCACATGGCCCGCGACGTCATCACCGTCGATGGCGAGCCGGTGATGGCCGCGCGCAAACACTATCTGATGCTCAATAAGCCGCGCGGCCTGATCACCACCCGCAGCGATCCGCAACAGCGCGGCACCGTCTACGACTGCCTGGCTGGCCACGATGTGCCGTATCTGTCGGCCGTCGGCCGGCTCGACAAGGCGAGCGAAGGGCTGCTGCTGCTGACCAACGATACGCTTTGGGCCGACCGGTTGCTCGATCCCGTCTCCCATGTCGATAAGCGCTATCATGTGAAGATCGATCGGCTTGCTGATGAGGGGTTCCTGTCGGCGCTGACCGCAGGCATCGACGACAGTGGCGAGCGGCTGGTGGCGAAGTCCGCCTCGCTTCTGCGCGAAGGACCGCGCGCTGCCTGGCTCGACATCGTTCTCGATCAGGGACGCAACCGGCAGATCAGGCGGATGGTCGCGGCGCTCGGCGCGGAGGTGACGCGTCTCGTACGCGTGCAGATCGGCGGTCTCCAGCTTGGCGATCTGCCGAAGGGGGATGTGCGTTCGCTGACGTCGGACGAGATTGTCCGCCTGTCGGGCGCGGCGGCGCCATCAAACAAGATTGCAGGCTGA
- a CDS encoding (2Fe-2S)-binding protein, with the protein MARLSINGITHDVDADPDTPLLWVLREQVGLTGTKYGCGIAQCGACTVHIDGVATRSCSMPLSAITEQQKIVTIEGLSPDTSHPIQKAWLALDVPQCGYCQTGQIMAAAALLQATPKPTDEQIISEMTNICRCGTYNRIKAAIKLASSTMAG; encoded by the coding sequence ATGGCACGCTTGTCCATCAATGGCATCACTCATGACGTCGACGCTGATCCCGATACGCCGCTGCTCTGGGTCCTTCGCGAACAAGTCGGCCTGACCGGCACCAAATATGGCTGCGGCATCGCCCAATGCGGTGCGTGCACCGTGCACATCGACGGAGTCGCGACACGCTCCTGCAGCATGCCACTCAGCGCCATCACTGAACAGCAAAAGATCGTCACCATCGAAGGCTTGTCGCCGGATACCAGTCATCCGATTCAGAAGGCTTGGCTCGCGCTGGACGTGCCGCAATGCGGCTACTGTCAAACCGGCCAGATCATGGCGGCGGCAGCCTTGCTGCAGGCTACACCGAAACCGACAGACGAACAGATCATCAGCGAGATGACCAACATTTGCCGCTGCGGCACCTACAATCGCATCAAGGCGGCGATCAAGCTCGCCTCTTCGACGATGGCCGGCTGA
- a CDS encoding molybdopterin cofactor-binding domain-containing protein, which produces MTITARNAIELSRRNFLVNTAAAAGGLAIGFHIPFGTTAAAQPAAAATPEINAWVVVKPDDTVVVRIARVEMGQGTLTGLAQLVAEELECDWDKVTWEYPTPGQNVARGRVWGNFQTAGSQGIRQSNEYVRKGGAGARLMLVQAAANEWKVPASECTVAKGVITHAASGRSTTYGKVAEAAGKLEPPKDIPLKDVKSWTIAGKPLKRLDTLDKTNGKLVYSIDVKLPGMLNAALKNCPVFGGKIKSFDAAKVQGMPGVKKVVQVADTGVAVVADTWWRAKTALDALPIEWDVGPNGNVQSADIEAAQKEGLTATDAFLGNQNGDAKAALASAAKTVEAVYGFPHQHHVTMEPMNATALWTEDKCEVWTATQNGEAALATATQASGLPTAKNEVYRHHLGGGFGRRATSHDFVRYAVLIAKQMPGTPIKTIWSREEDMTHGVYHPTTQCRLVGGFDAAGNLTALHMRISGQSILAGVNPQGLQNGRDPTNFQGLNPQGPEGQFGYTVPNLLIDHAMRNPHVPPGFWRGVNNNENALYLECFMDELAHAAGQDPLAFRRKLMVNHPKHLAVLNAVAEKAGWGTPTQPGVFRGIAQHMGYGSYVAACAEVSVSDGGVLKIHRIVAGTDCGTAVNPQQIEAQIEGSFVYGLTAMLYGDITIKDGRVEQENFDTYQMMRMDEMPAVESVIMPSGGFWGGVGEPTICVAAPAVLNAIFAATGKRVRQMPLSKTSLRKV; this is translated from the coding sequence ATGACGATCACCGCACGCAACGCCATCGAACTCTCCCGCCGCAACTTCCTCGTCAACACCGCCGCTGCCGCAGGCGGCCTCGCCATCGGCTTCCATATTCCCTTCGGCACGACCGCTGCGGCCCAGCCCGCCGCAGCCGCCACGCCGGAGATCAACGCCTGGGTGGTCGTCAAGCCGGACGACACCGTCGTCGTCCGCATCGCCCGTGTCGAGATGGGACAAGGCACCCTCACCGGTCTCGCGCAACTTGTCGCCGAAGAGCTCGAATGCGACTGGGACAAGGTGACGTGGGAGTACCCGACCCCCGGCCAGAACGTCGCCCGCGGCCGCGTCTGGGGCAACTTCCAGACCGCCGGCAGCCAGGGTATCCGTCAGTCCAATGAATATGTCCGCAAAGGTGGCGCGGGCGCACGCCTGATGCTGGTGCAGGCCGCCGCCAACGAGTGGAAGGTGCCAGCCTCCGAATGCACCGTCGCGAAGGGCGTCATCACCCACGCAGCCTCCGGCCGCTCGACCACCTATGGCAAGGTGGCCGAAGCCGCAGGCAAGCTCGAACCGCCGAAGGACATTCCGCTGAAGGACGTTAAGTCCTGGACCATCGCGGGCAAGCCGCTGAAGCGGCTGGATACGCTGGACAAGACCAACGGCAAGCTCGTCTACAGCATCGATGTCAAGCTTCCCGGCATGCTCAATGCGGCGCTCAAGAATTGCCCGGTGTTCGGCGGCAAGATCAAAAGCTTTGACGCCGCGAAGGTTCAGGGCATGCCGGGCGTCAAGAAGGTCGTTCAGGTCGCCGATACGGGCGTCGCCGTTGTCGCCGACACCTGGTGGCGCGCCAAGACCGCCCTCGATGCCCTTCCGATCGAATGGGACGTCGGCCCGAACGGCAATGTGCAGAGCGCTGATATCGAAGCGGCACAGAAGGAGGGCCTTACCGCGACCGACGCCTTCCTTGGCAACCAGAATGGTGATGCAAAGGCCGCACTTGCGAGTGCGGCGAAGACGGTCGAGGCCGTCTACGGCTTTCCGCATCAGCACCACGTCACCATGGAGCCGATGAACGCCACCGCGCTCTGGACCGAGGACAAGTGCGAGGTCTGGACGGCGACGCAGAATGGCGAAGCAGCGCTCGCCACCGCAACGCAAGCCTCGGGCCTGCCGACCGCGAAGAACGAAGTCTACCGGCATCATCTCGGCGGCGGGTTCGGCCGCCGCGCCACCAGCCACGACTTCGTCCGCTATGCCGTGCTGATCGCCAAGCAGATGCCCGGCACGCCGATCAAGACCATCTGGTCGCGCGAGGAGGATATGACGCATGGCGTCTATCATCCGACCACGCAATGCCGGCTGGTCGGCGGCTTCGATGCGGCCGGCAACCTGACCGCACTGCATATGCGGATTTCCGGACAATCGATCCTCGCCGGCGTCAACCCGCAAGGCCTGCAGAACGGCCGCGATCCGACCAACTTCCAGGGCCTCAACCCGCAGGGGCCGGAGGGCCAGTTCGGTTACACGGTGCCGAACCTGCTGATCGACCATGCGATGCGCAATCCGCATGTGCCGCCGGGCTTCTGGCGCGGCGTCAACAACAACGAGAATGCGCTCTACCTCGAATGCTTCATGGACGAGCTGGCGCATGCGGCCGGACAGGACCCGCTCGCATTCCGTCGCAAGCTGATGGTCAATCACCCGAAGCATCTGGCGGTGCTGAACGCGGTTGCGGAGAAAGCCGGCTGGGGCACGCCGACCCAGCCCGGCGTGTTCCGCGGCATCGCCCAGCACATGGGCTACGGCAGCTATGTGGCCGCCTGCGCCGAGGTCTCCGTCAGCGACGGCGGCGTGCTCAAGATCCACCGCATCGTCGCGGGAACGGATTGCGGTACCGCGGTCAATCCGCAGCAGATCGAGGCACAGATCGAAGGCTCGTTCGTCTATGGCCTGACGGCGATGCTTTATGGCGATATCACCATCAAGGATGGCCGCGTCGAGCAGGAGAATTTCGACACCTATCAGATGATGCGGATGGACGAGATGCCCGCCGTCGAGTCCGTCATCATGCCGTCTGGAGGCTTCTGGGGCGGCGTCGGCGAACCGACCATCTGCGTCGCAGCGCCTGCGGTGCTGAACGCGATCTTCGCGGCGACCGGCAAACGCGTTCGTCAGATGCCGCTGTCGAAGACCAGCCTGCGCAAGGTTTGA
- a CDS encoding c-type cytochrome, producing MRPLLASTAALLLMIGGAAAQSAAPAGASSCSGCHDAKNAGTSLPPLKGRPAAEIVSSMQDFREGKREATVMGRIAKGFSEEETRAIAAWLGQR from the coding sequence ATGCGACCATTGCTCGCCAGCACCGCGGCACTGCTGCTCATGATCGGTGGGGCTGCCGCCCAGTCGGCGGCCCCCGCGGGCGCATCCTCATGTTCGGGTTGCCACGACGCGAAGAATGCCGGCACCTCGCTACCGCCACTGAAAGGCCGACCGGCAGCAGAGATCGTTTCTTCAATGCAGGATTTCCGCGAGGGCAAGCGCGAGGCGACGGTGATGGGCCGCATCGCCAAGGGTTTTTCCGAGGAGGAGACCCGCGCAATCGCCGCGTGGCTCGGCCAACGCTGA